The proteins below come from a single Eubacterium limosum genomic window:
- a CDS encoding TetR/AcrR family transcriptional regulator produces the protein MSQRRNHMHNHRGSAPNSPTRPRISKKPMERRQEIIRTAFGLFSEKGFENTTIQDIAAQMNVSVGLCYRYFKSKTDIFEAACEFYATESLRETQILNEPDMPAVDKLHYFIQYLFDYTLKHKEFEANYHENSEIRASRIDKVAAKMVEDLIPVIQQGIREGTFHCENPETTTRFIVFGMLHTFHEEIPAENIEAYIHHFVIFIRKMLVDLLKIDNPEQLLVWDEKNKN, from the coding sequence ATGTCACAACGCCGAAATCATATGCATAATCATAGAGGAAGCGCACCCAACAGCCCAACCCGCCCGCGCATATCAAAAAAACCGATGGAGCGCCGTCAGGAAATTATTCGAACGGCCTTTGGGCTGTTTTCTGAGAAGGGGTTTGAAAATACCACGATTCAGGATATTGCGGCACAGATGAATGTATCTGTGGGGCTGTGTTACAGATATTTTAAATCGAAAACAGATATTTTTGAAGCCGCCTGTGAGTTCTATGCGACCGAATCGCTCCGCGAGACTCAGATTCTCAATGAACCTGATATGCCTGCGGTTGATAAGCTTCATTATTTTATACAATATCTTTTTGATTATACTCTGAAGCATAAGGAGTTTGAAGCAAACTATCACGAAAACAGTGAAATAAGAGCCAGCCGAATTGATAAGGTAGCGGCTAAAATGGTGGAAGATCTGATTCCGGTTATACAACAAGGAATTCGTGAGGGGACATTTCATTGTGAAAACCCGGAGACGACCACAAGGTTTATCGTTTTTGGTATGCTGCACACCTTTCATGAGGAGATTCCAGCAGAAAATATTGAAGCTTACATACACCATTTCGTTATCTTCATCCGAAAAATGCTGGTCGACCTGTTAAAAATTGACAACCCTGAACAGCTGCTGGTATGGGATGAGAAGAATAAAAACTGA
- a CDS encoding DUF3795 domain-containing protein, whose protein sequence is MVKNERAYPQFSMCGLNCGLCPMYHVREAGCPGCGGKGHHSCAIKRCGQEHNNVEFCFQCRDYPCERYETVSPYDSFITYRHVLKDFQKAEHDGLENYKIMLNEKIEILHYLLEHYNDGRRKSFYCTAVNLLELEDVKSVMAQIKEKITGETPIKESAKQVVKLFQTMAEEKGISLKLNKKKTEKAK, encoded by the coding sequence ATGGTAAAAAATGAACGAGCGTATCCGCAGTTTTCTATGTGCGGTCTTAATTGTGGCCTGTGTCCTATGTACCATGTGAGAGAAGCCGGCTGTCCCGGCTGTGGAGGAAAAGGACATCATTCCTGTGCGATTAAGAGATGCGGCCAGGAACATAACAATGTCGAATTCTGCTTTCAATGCAGAGATTATCCCTGCGAACGCTATGAGACAGTCAGTCCATATGACAGCTTTATTACATATCGCCACGTGTTAAAGGACTTTCAAAAAGCTGAGCATGACGGCCTGGAAAACTATAAGATAATGCTGAATGAAAAGATTGAAATTCTGCATTATCTTTTAGAGCATTATAATGACGGCAGACGGAAATCCTTTTACTGTACGGCTGTGAACCTTTTAGAACTTGAAGATGTAAAAAGTGTGATGGCGCAGATAAAGGAAAAAATTACCGGAGAGACACCAATAAAAGAGAGCGCTAAACAGGTTGTCAAATTATTTCAGACCATGGCGGAAGAAAAAGGAATATCATTGAAATTGAATAAAAAGAAAACAGAAAAGGCAAAATAA
- a CDS encoding GNAT family N-acetyltransferase produces MRVISLREEPAYTQAAIGFFQSRWATERSKMIYEDCIVHGLTTESPLPRWYLLLENDTIIGGAGLITNDFVSRMDLWPWICAVYIEETHRGHAYALRLLERAREDAGKAGYSYVYVCTDHVGFYEHYGYECIGTGYHPWGESSRIYRASTEKAENINGAGI; encoded by the coding sequence ATGAGAGTCATATCATTGAGGGAAGAGCCCGCTTATACACAAGCTGCCATCGGTTTTTTTCAAAGCCGGTGGGCGACAGAGCGCAGTAAAATGATTTATGAGGACTGCATTGTTCATGGACTTACAACAGAATCACCGCTGCCGCGTTGGTATCTTTTGCTTGAGAATGATACAATTATCGGCGGAGCTGGACTGATTACCAATGATTTTGTGAGTCGTATGGATCTATGGCCATGGATCTGCGCTGTTTATATTGAAGAGACACACAGAGGACATGCCTATGCGTTGCGTCTGCTTGAAAGGGCTCGCGAAGATGCCGGGAAGGCCGGATATTCTTATGTCTATGTCTGTACAGACCATGTCGGCTTTTACGAGCATTACGGTTATGAGTGTATTGGCACAGGCTATCATCCCTGGGGAGAATCCTCCAGAATTTATCGGGCCAGCACCGAAAAGGCAGAAAATATAAACGGTGCCGGAATATAG
- the asrC gene encoding sulfite reductase subunit C, whose product MNHDIDVKKVRTNCFRQSKVPGEFMLQMRVPGAVIEAKHLKAVAEICERWGNGSFHMGTRQTLDIPGVKYENIPEVNRYIKSYIEEVDVKICDCEMEADDYGYPTIGARNVIACIGNTHCIKGNTNTYELAKKIEKLIFPSHYHIKVAVAGCPNDCAKANFNDFGIMGVNKQVYDYDRCIGCGSCVDACQSHATGVLTLNKDGKIDKDACCCVGCGECTLICPTGAWTRDPKKLYRVTLGGRTGKQSPRSGKLFMNWVTEEVVLGMFSNWQKFSAWALDYKPEYLHGGHLIDRVGYKEFIKHIFEGVTFNPEAKVADDIYWAENEQRSNIHVMPLSQHKHAGPQESK is encoded by the coding sequence ATGAATCATGATATCGACGTTAAAAAAGTACGTACAAACTGCTTTAGACAGTCTAAAGTACCCGGTGAATTTATGCTGCAGATGCGTGTGCCAGGCGCAGTGATTGAGGCAAAGCATCTGAAGGCGGTAGCCGAAATCTGTGAGCGCTGGGGCAATGGCTCCTTTCATATGGGAACCCGGCAGACTCTGGATATTCCAGGTGTCAAATACGAAAATATTCCTGAAGTAAATCGTTATATCAAATCATATATTGAAGAGGTTGATGTGAAAATCTGCGATTGCGAGATGGAGGCAGACGATTACGGATATCCCACCATTGGAGCCCGGAATGTAATAGCGTGTATTGGAAATACACATTGTATTAAAGGAAATACCAACACCTATGAGCTCGCAAAAAAAATTGAAAAACTGATTTTTCCCTCACACTATCACATTAAAGTTGCTGTTGCAGGTTGTCCAAATGACTGCGCAAAGGCTAATTTTAATGATTTTGGTATTATGGGTGTTAACAAACAGGTTTATGACTATGATCGCTGTATTGGCTGTGGCTCCTGCGTGGATGCTTGCCAGAGTCATGCCACCGGCGTGCTTACACTCAATAAAGACGGAAAAATTGATAAGGATGCCTGCTGCTGTGTAGGCTGTGGTGAATGTACTCTGATCTGTCCTACTGGAGCTTGGACAAGAGATCCCAAGAAATTATACCGCGTGACCCTGGGGGGACGTACCGGCAAACAGAGCCCACGCTCGGGAAAACTGTTTATGAACTGGGTAACAGAGGAAGTCGTATTGGGAATGTTTTCAAACTGGCAGAAATTTTCAGCCTGGGCACTGGATTACAAACCTGAATATCTCCATGGCGGACATCTTATTGACCGTGTTGGTTACAAAGAATTTATCAAACACATTTTTGAAGGAGTTACCTTTAATCCTGAGGCAAAGGTTGCAGATGACATTTATTGGGCAGAAAATGAACAGAGAAGCAATATACATGTCATGCCTTTATCACAGCATAAACACGCAGGGCCACAGGAATCCAAATAA
- the asrB gene encoding anaerobic sulfite reductase subunit AsrB produces MANIMQPQACKIMDIKRESQHEYTFKVKTDIRPKHGQFFQLSLPKIGEAPISVSSFGEGWLDFTIRSVGKVTDEIFEKQPGDELFLRGAYGNGWPIDQFRGKHMVIITGGTGLAPVRSMLHFFTKNPDYVESVNLICGFKNEAGIVFHQELESWRQSFSTLYTLDNEKIDGWHKGFVTEFVSQVPFSEFGDNYEVVLVGPPPMMKFTGIECSKNGVPDEKIWLSFERRMSCAVGKCGHCRIDEVYVCLDGPVFNYTQAKYLVD; encoded by the coding sequence ATGGCAAACATTATGCAGCCACAGGCCTGTAAAATTATGGATATCAAAAGAGAGAGCCAGCACGAGTATACATTTAAGGTAAAAACGGATATACGCCCAAAACATGGCCAGTTTTTTCAGCTTTCACTGCCCAAAATTGGTGAAGCGCCTATTTCGGTGAGCTCATTTGGAGAAGGCTGGTTGGATTTTACAATTCGTTCTGTTGGTAAGGTAACAGATGAGATTTTCGAAAAACAGCCTGGTGATGAGTTGTTCCTGCGCGGCGCCTATGGCAATGGCTGGCCGATTGACCAGTTTAGGGGAAAGCATATGGTCATTATTACTGGCGGTACTGGTCTCGCGCCAGTTCGCAGTATGCTTCATTTTTTTACCAAAAATCCAGATTATGTTGAGAGTGTTAACCTGATCTGCGGTTTTAAAAATGAAGCTGGGATTGTTTTCCATCAGGAGTTAGAAAGCTGGCGTCAATCCTTTTCGACTCTCTATACCCTTGACAATGAAAAAATCGATGGTTGGCATAAAGGTTTTGTAACAGAATTTGTCTCACAGGTGCCTTTTTCAGAATTTGGTGATAATTATGAAGTCGTACTTGTAGGTCCGCCACCAATGATGAAATTTACAGGTATTGAATGCAGCAAAAACGGCGTACCGGATGAAAAAATCTGGCTTTCTTTTGAACGCCGTATGTCCTGCGCAGTAGGAAAGTGCGGACATTGCCGGATTGATGAGGTTTATGTCTGTCTGGATGGTCCTGTATTCAATTATACTCAGGCTAAGTACCTGGTAGATTAG
- the asrA gene encoding anaerobic sulfite reductase subunit AsrA, giving the protein MSYALSFSEANSIFNALQKEYEIWAPKRFIGKGRYSDTDIIRYDKVGCVEEIEFNGKSDFPAKEVLTPVSESLFYFTEDAFMESRETSKKLLIFMRPCDVHAKYHQEKIYLENGGFEDSYYKRMNERVKIVLMECKEGWDTCFCVSMGTNKTDDYAAAVRAEQNTLSLEIKDSELLPYFEGCASCDFKPEFIEKNDLTLEVPEINDREVLAKLKVHPMWKEFDKRCVSCGACTLACSTCTCFTTTDVIYNENTNVGERKRTSASCQISGFTDMAGGMSFRPTAGDRMRYKVLHKFHDYKARFKDYHMCVGCGRCISRCPEFISITATVNKMAQAIDEIQAETKAQEVR; this is encoded by the coding sequence GTGAGTTATGCATTAAGTTTTTCTGAGGCAAACAGTATTTTCAATGCACTGCAAAAGGAGTATGAAATCTGGGCGCCTAAACGCTTTATCGGAAAAGGACGATATTCTGATACGGATATTATCCGTTACGATAAGGTAGGCTGTGTTGAAGAAATTGAATTTAATGGAAAATCTGATTTCCCGGCCAAGGAGGTATTGACACCTGTTTCCGAATCGCTGTTTTATTTTACGGAGGATGCGTTCATGGAAAGCAGGGAAACCTCAAAAAAACTTTTGATTTTCATGCGTCCCTGTGATGTTCATGCAAAGTACCATCAGGAAAAGATCTACCTGGAAAATGGCGGGTTTGAGGACAGCTACTACAAGCGTATGAATGAGAGAGTAAAAATTGTTTTGATGGAATGTAAGGAAGGATGGGACACCTGTTTCTGTGTAAGTATGGGGACTAACAAAACAGATGATTATGCTGCGGCTGTTCGCGCGGAGCAGAATACTTTAAGCCTTGAAATCAAGGATTCTGAGCTGCTTCCTTATTTTGAGGGCTGTGCGTCCTGTGATTTTAAACCTGAATTTATTGAAAAAAACGATCTGACATTGGAGGTTCCGGAAATTAATGACCGGGAGGTTCTGGCTAAACTGAAAGTTCACCCCATGTGGAAGGAATTCGATAAGCGATGTGTCTCCTGCGGTGCCTGTACGTTAGCATGCAGCACCTGTACCTGCTTTACAACAACTGACGTCATTTACAATGAAAATACAAATGTCGGTGAAAGAAAGCGTACTTCTGCGTCCTGTCAGATCAGCGGATTTACCGATATGGCTGGTGGTATGTCTTTCAGACCAACTGCTGGTGACAGAATGCGCTATAAGGTACTCCATAAATTCCATGATTATAAGGCACGGTTCAAAGACTACCATATGTGTGTAGGCTGTGGGCGTTGTATTAGCCGTTGTCCAGAATTTATTTCAATCACAGCTACAGTTAATAAGATGGCCCAAGCTATTGATGAGATACAAGCTGAAACAAAAGCACAGGAGGTACGTTAA
- a CDS encoding YeiH family protein, with amino-acid sequence MNFITRSWKGILLCLVIAIPAWFAGQAVPVIGGPVIAILAGMVITLLLKNKEPLQEGITFVSKKILQYAVILLGFGLNLSVVLETGRQSLPIIIATISTSLILAFVLHKALKIPGNISTLVGVGSSICGGSAIAATAPVIEASDEEVAQAISVIFLFNVLAAVLFPAFGTMLGFSTTDGGAFGVFAGTAINDTSSVTAAAATWDSMYHLGTATLDKAVTVKLTRTLAIIPITLVLAFWRTRKEEEAEGGKVSFKQVFPFFILFFILASVITTVMTSFFHVPIEFFTPLKELSKFFIVFAMAAIGLNTNIIKLVKTGVKPIFLGLCCWIGITFVSLIMQHFLGIW; translated from the coding sequence ATGAATTTTATCACAAGAAGCTGGAAAGGTATCCTGCTCTGCCTCGTTATCGCAATACCAGCATGGTTTGCAGGACAGGCGGTTCCCGTTATTGGCGGCCCCGTCATTGCGATTCTGGCAGGAATGGTGATCACACTCTTACTAAAAAATAAAGAGCCTTTACAGGAGGGCATCACTTTTGTCTCAAAAAAGATTTTGCAATATGCGGTTATCCTGCTTGGTTTTGGTTTAAATCTTTCGGTTGTTCTTGAAACGGGACGGCAGTCTCTGCCCATTATTATTGCGACGATCTCGACTTCTCTGATCCTTGCTTTTGTTCTGCACAAAGCGTTGAAGATTCCGGGGAATATCTCCACACTGGTGGGAGTTGGCTCCTCAATCTGCGGCGGGTCAGCCATTGCTGCGACTGCCCCGGTTATTGAGGCCAGTGATGAGGAAGTGGCGCAGGCCATTTCAGTTATTTTTCTGTTTAATGTACTGGCAGCGGTTTTGTTTCCGGCCTTTGGCACCATGCTTGGCTTTTCAACCACTGATGGTGGAGCCTTTGGTGTGTTCGCCGGTACAGCCATTAATGACACTTCGTCCGTTACTGCAGCGGCTGCAACATGGGACAGTATGTATCATTTGGGAACAGCGACGCTCGACAAAGCCGTTACGGTGAAGCTGACAAGAACCCTGGCCATTATTCCGATTACACTGGTACTGGCTTTCTGGAGAACACGGAAGGAGGAGGAAGCCGAGGGCGGTAAGGTAAGCTTTAAACAAGTCTTTCCGTTTTTTATTCTGTTCTTCATTCTGGCCTCGGTCATTACAACCGTAATGACCTCCTTCTTCCATGTTCCCATAGAATTCTTCACGCCGCTTAAAGAGCTGAGTAAATTTTTTATTGTTTTTGCCATGGCAGCCATTGGCTTGAACACCAATATCATTAAGTTGGTGAAAACAGGTGTGAAACCAATTTTTCTGGGGCTTTGCTGTTGGATAGGCATTACTTTTGTTAGTTTAATAATGCAGCATTTTCTTGGAATATGGTAA
- a CDS encoding LysR family transcriptional regulator, with the protein MLDFRINTFLTVCQYMNYTRAAEALSITQPAVSQHIHFIEEDYGIRLFEFHGKKMELTPEGTALLHTASAMKHDDLILREHLKNSRLHIRSLNFGATLTIGEFVVSGILSRCLEQYPKAKIRVSVDNTQSLLKQLDNNDLDFALIEGYFPKENYDYAVYSTERFIAVQSADAEALPAQCPIEALFLKPLLVREPGSGSRNILEQYLKLNNYAITDFSKVIEVNNVNALKEMAEKNCGVTFLYEVAAGRELAGKTLREIPIQGFDITHDFAFIWKKGSIFSKNYRALSAFMSGKNERIVLDQRL; encoded by the coding sequence ATGTTAGATTTTAGAATCAATACCTTTTTAACAGTTTGTCAATACATGAATTATACCCGTGCCGCAGAAGCACTTAGCATAACACAACCTGCTGTTTCACAGCATATTCATTTCATCGAGGAGGATTACGGCATTCGTCTTTTTGAATTTCATGGCAAAAAAATGGAACTGACACCTGAGGGTACTGCCCTGCTCCACACCGCTTCTGCCATGAAGCATGATGATCTGATTTTGAGAGAACATTTGAAAAACAGCCGTCTGCATATTCGATCATTAAATTTTGGAGCAACTCTTACCATTGGTGAATTCGTGGTAAGCGGTATCCTATCACGTTGTCTGGAGCAGTATCCCAAAGCCAAAATACGTGTTTCGGTCGATAATACCCAGTCACTGCTCAAGCAGCTGGACAACAATGATCTTGATTTTGCTCTCATCGAAGGCTATTTTCCCAAAGAAAATTATGACTATGCGGTCTACTCGACCGAGCGTTTTATTGCCGTCCAAAGCGCAGACGCTGAGGCACTGCCAGCCCAATGCCCCATTGAAGCCTTATTTTTAAAACCGCTGCTAGTGCGGGAGCCTGGCTCTGGCAGCCGTAATATCCTTGAACAATACCTGAAACTGAATAATTATGCTATTACAGATTTTTCAAAAGTTATAGAGGTTAATAATGTCAATGCTTTAAAAGAAATGGCCGAAAAAAACTGCGGAGTCACCTTTTTGTACGAAGTGGCTGCTGGCCGGGAATTGGCAGGCAAAACGCTAAGGGAAATCCCTATCCAGGGGTTTGATATCACCCATGATTTTGCATTCATCTGGAAAAAGGGCAGCATTTTCTCTAAAAATTACCGCGCATTATCTGCTTTTATGTCTGGAAAAAACGAACGGATCGTTTTGGACCAAAGGCTTTGA
- a CDS encoding sensor histidine kinase, whose translation MERRRLLMATNIPLESLSIVISILLIICIIASREHTKLNRLFLWMLAVNAFILGCDIFIWVAGGHPQLVCAMKVANFFVFNLGYLLVALFTAYMVTYIRGKGSIVSDKIVPAITALCGVAVLLVIISMFNNMFFYFSEKGYFMRSPLHWISLVYPIIIILLDMVIILKHSRKLGIKDTFALLSYGILPAGAIAVQIFINGLALAYPATTVSLLIIYVNIQVEQSKRLREKELELTQNRIAMMLSQIQPHFLYNSLTSIAQMCKETPDKAGEATIAFANYLRGNLDSLTQKGMVHFDRELRHIKTYLSLEKMRFEENIQIVYSIGTTDFMLPSLTIQPLIENAVKHGICKKENGGTICLETMETAENYTIKVSDDGVGFDITALLPDERQHVGIENVRFRLAAQCAGTLKIESQPGKGTISVVTIPKTK comes from the coding sequence ATGGAACGAAGAAGACTGTTGATGGCGACAAATATTCCACTTGAAAGCCTTAGTATTGTTATTTCAATTTTACTGATAATCTGTATTATTGCAAGCAGGGAGCATACAAAACTCAACCGCCTTTTTTTGTGGATGCTGGCCGTAAATGCTTTTATTTTGGGCTGTGATATTTTTATTTGGGTTGCTGGCGGCCATCCACAGCTTGTATGTGCGATGAAAGTGGCAAACTTTTTTGTGTTTAATTTAGGATATCTTCTTGTAGCACTGTTTACCGCATATATGGTCACCTACATACGCGGAAAGGGAAGTATTGTATCTGACAAGATCGTTCCGGCAATCACTGCTCTTTGTGGTGTGGCTGTTCTGCTGGTAATCATTTCAATGTTTAATAATATGTTTTTTTATTTTAGCGAAAAGGGTTATTTTATGCGGAGCCCGCTGCATTGGATCAGCCTGGTATACCCTATTATCATAATCTTGCTGGACATGGTAATCATCCTCAAGCATAGCAGAAAGCTTGGCATAAAGGATACTTTTGCGCTTTTATCCTATGGCATTTTACCAGCTGGAGCCATTGCTGTACAGATTTTTATAAATGGCCTTGCACTGGCTTATCCAGCTACTACGGTTTCTCTTTTGATCATTTATGTCAATATTCAGGTAGAGCAGAGCAAGCGGCTTCGTGAAAAGGAACTGGAGCTTACCCAAAATCGTATTGCGATGATGTTGAGCCAGATACAGCCCCACTTCCTCTATAATTCACTTACTTCCATCGCTCAAATGTGCAAGGAAACACCTGATAAAGCTGGCGAAGCGACCATTGCATTTGCAAATTATCTGAGAGGGAACTTGGACTCTCTTACGCAGAAAGGCATGGTACATTTTGATAGAGAACTGAGGCATATCAAGACCTATCTTTCGTTAGAAAAAATGAGGTTTGAAGAAAACATACAGATCGTTTACTCAATTGGTACAACAGATTTTATGCTGCCTTCTCTGACGATACAGCCATTAATTGAAAATGCAGTTAAACACGGAATCTGCAAAAAAGAAAACGGCGGCACTATCTGTCTTGAAACAATGGAAACGGCCGAAAACTATACCATTAAAGTATCAGACGACGGGGTCGGATTTGATATAACGGCACTTCTTCCAGATGAACGACAGCATGTTGGTATTGAAAATGTGCGTTTTCGTCTTGCAGCCCAATGCGCTGGAACGTTGAAGATTGAGAGCCAGCCCGGAAAGGGAACTATATCAGTTGTTACGATTCCTAAAACTAAATAA
- a CDS encoding HAD hydrolase family protein, whose amino-acid sequence MKYKFPKVGMRMVKTAVAVFICLLITFIRPESVPIYSTITAVLCMQPYLSNTKEIAINRIVGTLIGGLAGMLVLMFMRSYVPWPTVQFIIVSLCMIPLIYVTLVINHSSASAFTCIVFLGTTIAATPGTAPYIIASYRMIDTLIGILVALAVNAFHLPVHRNRSVLFVSELDNTLLHSDGKISSYAEFHINRMIDDGEWFTIVTDRTPATLVPILENLNLNLPVIAMNGAVLYDVQDRSYSFSLPMDREVSDAIESVFEEEGRNCFVHAIINETMHIYYGDFKNTAEERFYHRLRRTSHKNYVFGGLPEDQQAVNITSVNEASVNNRIRKKIEALEIGNRIEIINTPSHDAEGYTVMDIYSAEATRENAILKMKKDLSVDQIVAFGSSSLNVPIFKLVNRAYAVDNAARALKEAATQTISNNDSDAVVKMMEKKFYRKKGI is encoded by the coding sequence ATGAAGTATAAATTTCCAAAAGTAGGAATGCGAATGGTAAAAACAGCGGTAGCAGTTTTTATCTGTCTGCTTATTACCTTTATAAGACCTGAGAGTGTGCCGATATATTCAACCATTACGGCGGTACTTTGCATGCAGCCATATTTGTCAAATACCAAAGAGATTGCCATTAACCGAATCGTGGGAACATTGATCGGCGGTCTTGCAGGTATGCTTGTGCTTATGTTTATGCGGAGCTATGTACCGTGGCCCACGGTACAGTTTATCATTGTTTCATTGTGCATGATTCCACTGATCTATGTGACGCTGGTCATCAATCATTCGTCAGCTTCTGCTTTTACCTGCATCGTGTTTCTTGGGACAACCATTGCCGCAACACCGGGTACCGCGCCTTATATCATTGCCTCTTATCGCATGATTGATACACTGATCGGCATCCTGGTTGCTCTGGCAGTTAATGCATTTCATCTGCCGGTACACCGTAACCGGAGTGTCCTTTTTGTTTCAGAGCTTGACAATACTCTGCTGCATTCTGATGGAAAAATAAGCTCATATGCAGAATTTCATATCAACCGCATGATTGATGACGGAGAGTGGTTTACGATTGTTACAGACCGTACACCAGCCACACTTGTGCCTATTCTTGAAAATCTAAACCTGAATCTGCCCGTAATCGCGATGAATGGCGCTGTACTCTATGACGTTCAGGATCGTTCTTACTCTTTTTCACTGCCAATGGATCGCGAGGTGAGTGATGCAATCGAGAGCGTCTTTGAGGAGGAGGGCCGCAACTGTTTTGTGCACGCTATCATTAACGAGACCATGCACATTTATTACGGCGATTTTAAAAATACGGCTGAAGAACGTTTTTATCACCGGCTGCGCCGTACAAGCCATAAAAATTATGTTTTTGGCGGCTTGCCAGAGGATCAGCAGGCTGTAAACATTACCTCGGTCAATGAAGCATCTGTGAACAATCGAATCCGGAAAAAGATTGAAGCCTTGGAAATTGGCAACCGTATCGAGATTATAAATACACCCAGCCATGACGCAGAGGGTTACACGGTTATGGATATTTACAGTGCTGAGGCTACAAGGGAGAACGCGATCCTTAAAATGAAAAAAGATTTGTCGGTGGATCAGATTGTAGCCTTTGGCAGTTCAAGTCTGAACGTGCCGATTTTTAAGCTCGTCAATCGCGCATATGCGGTGGATAATGCAGCGCGTGCGTTAAAGGAGGCTGCGACCCAGACCATCAGCAATAACGACAGTGACGCAGTCGTGAAAATGATGGAAAAAAAATTTTACCGTAAAAAGGGTATTTAG
- a CDS encoding flavodoxin family protein translates to MKVIIQDLSAEAFSTICPPSLENIQVITNESDRIKHCIGCFGCWVKTPGFCVIKDGYGELGKLYAKCDELIVISKVQYGGYSAFVKNVMDRNIGYLLPFFKVRKNEMHHADRYPNRLKMTVIGYGEDISEEETETFKNLVSANAVNLNTQGYRVIMVKSPEDIKNVLEALK, encoded by the coding sequence ATGAAAGTTATTATACAGGATTTGTCGGCGGAAGCTTTCAGTACGATCTGTCCGCCGTCTCTTGAGAATATTCAGGTAATCACAAACGAAAGTGATCGGATCAAACATTGCATTGGCTGTTTTGGCTGCTGGGTAAAGACACCGGGATTCTGTGTTATTAAGGATGGATACGGTGAGCTTGGAAAGCTGTACGCGAAATGTGACGAGCTGATCGTTATCTCAAAAGTGCAATACGGAGGATACAGCGCTTTTGTCAAGAATGTAATGGACCGGAATATTGGCTATCTACTGCCCTTTTTTAAGGTTCGTAAAAATGAGATGCACCATGCTGACCGCTATCCCAATCGGCTTAAAATGACAGTGATTGGTTATGGGGAAGACATTAGCGAGGAGGAAACCGAAACCTTTAAGAATCTGGTTTCTGCCAATGCTGTAAACCTTAATACGCAGGGCTATCGTGTGATTATGGTAAAGAGCCCTGAGGACATTAAAAATGTACTGGAGGCTCTGAAATGA
- a CDS encoding flavodoxin domain-containing protein, protein MSKIAVVYASEYGSAETYAEWLAQELDVQALSIKKTKPELLSESTILIYGGGLYASGIKGLKEFKKKCGTFQNKKVVIFTVGLADPQKTDYSEILKNSFTEEERGDFKFFHLRGAIDYKALSLPHRVMMAMMMKMLKSKPESIQENEEFFASYGKRTDFKDKKFIIPILEYVKQLSD, encoded by the coding sequence ATGAGTAAAATAGCAGTGGTTTATGCATCTGAATATGGAAGCGCAGAGACATATGCAGAATGGCTGGCGCAGGAGCTTGACGTACAGGCGCTTTCCATAAAAAAGACGAAGCCGGAATTGTTAAGCGAAAGTACTATTTTAATTTATGGTGGCGGTCTTTACGCCAGCGGTATTAAAGGGCTCAAAGAGTTCAAGAAAAAATGTGGGACATTTCAGAATAAAAAAGTAGTTATTTTTACAGTTGGGCTGGCCGACCCGCAGAAAACCGACTATAGTGAAATATTAAAAAATAGTTTTACAGAGGAGGAGAGGGGAGATTTTAAGTTTTTTCATTTACGGGGAGCTATCGATTACAAAGCGCTTTCACTGCCGCACCGTGTCATGATGGCGATGATGATGAAAATGCTCAAATCAAAACCTGAGTCCATTCAGGAAAATGAAGAGTTTTTTGCCAGCTACGGGAAAAGAACCGATTTTAAAGATAAAAAATTCATCATCCCTATCCTTGAATATGTTAAGCAGCTATCAGATTAA